The proteins below come from a single Micromonospora citrea genomic window:
- the ettA gene encoding energy-dependent translational throttle protein EttA, with protein sequence MAQYIYVLEKARKAHGDKVVLDNVTLSFLPGAKIGVVGPNGAGKSSLLKIMAGLDRPSNGEARLMPGYTVGLLAQEPPLNDAKTVLGNVEEAVAETKAKLERFNKIAEQMATDYSDELMEEMGRLQEELDHADAWDIDSKLELAMDALRCPPPDADVTKLSGGERRRVALCKLLLEAPDLLLLDEPTNHLDAESVSWLEQHLAKYAGTVMAITHDRYFLDNVAGWILELDRGRAVGYEGNYSTYLEKKAARLAVEGRRDAKMKKRLTEELEWVRSNAKARQTKSKARLDRYEEMATEAEKTRKLDFEEIQIPPGPRLGNTVIEAHNLTKAFGDRVLIDNLSFSLPRNGIVGIIGPNGVGKTTLFKTIVGLEQPTSGEVKVGETVSLSYVDQNRQGLAGDKTVWEVVSDGLDHLMVGKVEMPSRAYIAAFGFKGPDQQKPTKVLSGGERNRLNLALTLKIGGNVILLDEPTNDLDVETLSSLENALLEFPGCAVVISHDRMFLDRVATHILAWEGDDENPAKWFWFEGNFEAYEKNKVDRLGAEAARPHRVTYRKLTRD encoded by the coding sequence GTGGCCCAGTACATCTACGTCCTGGAAAAGGCGCGCAAGGCGCACGGCGACAAGGTCGTGCTCGACAACGTGACGCTGAGCTTCCTCCCGGGGGCCAAGATCGGTGTGGTCGGCCCGAACGGCGCCGGTAAGTCCAGCCTCCTCAAGATCATGGCAGGCCTGGACCGGCCGAGCAACGGCGAGGCCCGGCTGATGCCCGGCTACACCGTGGGGCTGCTCGCCCAGGAGCCGCCGCTCAACGACGCCAAGACCGTGCTCGGCAACGTCGAGGAGGCGGTCGCCGAGACCAAGGCCAAGCTGGAGCGGTTCAACAAGATCGCCGAGCAGATGGCCACCGACTACTCCGACGAGCTGATGGAGGAGATGGGCAGGCTCCAGGAGGAGCTGGACCACGCCGACGCGTGGGACATCGACTCCAAGCTCGAACTGGCGATGGACGCGCTGCGCTGCCCGCCGCCGGACGCCGACGTCACCAAGCTCTCCGGCGGGGAGCGCCGCCGGGTGGCGCTGTGCAAGCTGCTGCTGGAGGCGCCCGACCTGCTGCTGCTCGACGAGCCCACCAACCACCTGGACGCGGAGAGCGTCTCCTGGCTGGAGCAGCACCTGGCCAAGTACGCCGGCACCGTCATGGCGATCACCCACGACCGCTACTTCCTCGACAACGTCGCCGGCTGGATCCTGGAGCTGGACCGGGGCCGGGCCGTCGGTTACGAGGGCAACTACTCCACCTATCTGGAGAAGAAGGCCGCCCGGCTGGCCGTCGAGGGCCGCCGCGACGCCAAGATGAAGAAGCGCCTCACCGAGGAGCTGGAGTGGGTCCGCTCCAACGCCAAGGCGCGGCAGACCAAGTCGAAGGCCCGCCTCGACCGCTACGAGGAGATGGCCACCGAGGCGGAGAAGACCCGCAAGCTGGACTTCGAGGAGATCCAGATCCCGCCGGGCCCGCGCCTGGGCAACACGGTCATCGAGGCGCACAACCTGACCAAGGCCTTCGGCGACCGCGTGCTGATCGACAACCTGTCGTTCTCGCTGCCGCGCAACGGCATCGTCGGCATCATCGGCCCGAACGGCGTCGGCAAGACCACCCTGTTCAAGACCATCGTCGGGCTGGAGCAGCCGACGAGCGGCGAGGTCAAGGTCGGCGAGACGGTCTCGCTGTCGTACGTCGACCAGAACCGGCAGGGCCTGGCCGGCGACAAGACGGTCTGGGAGGTCGTCTCCGACGGGCTCGACCACCTGATGGTCGGCAAGGTCGAGATGCCGTCGCGGGCGTACATCGCGGCGTTCGGCTTCAAGGGGCCGGACCAGCAGAAGCCGACCAAGGTGCTCTCCGGCGGCGAGCGCAACCGGCTCAACCTCGCGCTGACGCTGAAGATCGGCGGCAACGTGATCCTGCTCGACGAGCCGACCAACGACCTGGACGTCGAGACGCTCTCCAGCCTGGAGAACGCGCTGCTGGAGTTCCCCGGCTGCGCCGTGGTCATCTCCCACGACCGGATGTTCCTCGACCGGGTCGCCACGCACATCCTGGCCTGGGAGGGCGACGACGAGAACCCGGCGAAGTGGTTCTGGTTCGAGGGCAACTTCGAGGCGTACGAGAAGAACAAGGTCGACCGGCTGGGCGCCGAGGCGGCCCGCCCGCACCGGGTGACCTACCGCAAGCTGACCCGCGACTGA
- a CDS encoding acyl-CoA thioesterase produces the protein MADRFVYHCALRWSDLDAYGHVNNSRFLTLYEEARVALMFAGGRAWGVGSFADGVVIRRHEVDYLRPVDYALGRASAEAAPAVRVELWVEEIRAASFTVAYELYDGDVLASRARSVLVPFDLTRQAPRRVSPQEREFLLSYAPQGGPA, from the coding sequence GTGGCGGACAGGTTCGTCTACCACTGCGCCCTGCGGTGGTCAGACCTGGACGCGTACGGCCACGTCAACAACTCGCGCTTCCTCACCCTCTACGAGGAGGCCCGGGTGGCGCTGATGTTCGCCGGCGGCCGGGCGTGGGGGGTGGGCTCGTTCGCCGACGGGGTCGTGATCCGTCGGCACGAGGTCGACTACCTGCGCCCGGTCGACTACGCCCTCGGCCGGGCGAGCGCGGAGGCGGCCCCGGCCGTGCGCGTCGAGCTGTGGGTGGAGGAGATCCGGGCCGCCTCCTTCACGGTCGCCTACGAGCTCTACGACGGCGACGTGCTGGCCAGCCGGGCCCGCTCGGTGCTGGTGCCGTTCGACCTGACCCGGCAGGCGCCGCGCCGGGTCAGCCCGCAGGAGCGCGAGTTCCTGCTCTCGTACGCGCCGCAGGGCGGGCCGGCGTGA
- a CDS encoding alpha,alpha-trehalose-phosphate synthase (UDP-forming), whose protein sequence is MTVRSSFVVVANRLPVDEVSTPEGRQWRRSPGGLVTALHPVLAEHKGTWVGWAGGTGAAPEPFDLEGIRLHPVPLSAEELERYYEGQSNATIWPLYHDAVETPAYKRRWREAYRLVNARFAEAAAEVAAEGATVWVQDYQLQLVPAMLRELRPDLRIGFFLHIPFPPIELFMQMPFRTEILRGLLGADLVGFQQRLAAQNFVRLARHLLGLRYEGQMIQVDGRQVKAGAFPISIDTKEMERLAADPAIQARAKEIREELGNPKTIILGVDRLDYTKGIELRLKAFRELLADGKLTVPDAVMVQVATPSRERVEHYQALRVKVEREVGRINGEFGRVGVPAVHYLHQSYSRTELAAMYAAADVMMVTPLRDGMNLVAKEYVASRADQGGALVLSEFAGAATELRQAFLCNPHDPDAVKDALLRAVHVEKPEARRRMRTMQRHLRTHDVGHWAKSFLTELGVPQAEDA, encoded by the coding sequence GTGACCGTCCGCAGCTCCTTTGTCGTAGTGGCGAACCGGCTACCGGTCGACGAGGTGAGCACACCCGAGGGACGGCAGTGGCGCCGCAGTCCCGGGGGGTTGGTGACCGCGCTGCACCCCGTCCTCGCCGAACACAAGGGCACCTGGGTCGGCTGGGCGGGCGGCACCGGCGCCGCCCCCGAGCCGTTCGACCTGGAGGGCATCCGGCTGCACCCGGTGCCGCTGAGCGCGGAGGAGCTGGAGCGCTACTACGAGGGCCAGTCCAACGCGACGATCTGGCCGCTCTACCACGACGCCGTCGAGACGCCGGCCTACAAGCGCCGCTGGCGCGAGGCGTACCGCCTGGTCAACGCCCGCTTCGCGGAGGCCGCGGCGGAGGTCGCGGCCGAGGGGGCGACGGTCTGGGTGCAGGACTACCAGCTCCAGCTCGTCCCGGCGATGCTCCGCGAGCTGCGGCCCGACCTGCGGATCGGCTTCTTCCTGCACATCCCGTTCCCGCCGATCGAGCTGTTCATGCAGATGCCGTTCCGCACGGAGATCCTGCGCGGCCTGCTCGGCGCGGACCTGGTCGGCTTCCAGCAGCGGCTCGCCGCGCAGAACTTCGTCCGGCTGGCCCGGCACCTGCTCGGGCTGCGCTACGAGGGCCAGATGATCCAGGTCGACGGCCGCCAGGTGAAGGCCGGCGCGTTCCCCATCTCGATCGACACCAAGGAGATGGAGCGGCTGGCCGCCGACCCGGCGATCCAGGCCCGCGCCAAGGAGATCCGCGAGGAGCTGGGCAACCCGAAGACGATCATCCTGGGCGTCGACCGGCTCGACTACACCAAGGGCATCGAGCTGCGGCTCAAGGCCTTCCGCGAACTGCTCGCTGACGGGAAGTTGACAGTCCCCGACGCGGTCATGGTGCAGGTCGCCACGCCGAGCCGCGAGCGCGTGGAGCACTACCAGGCCCTCCGCGTCAAGGTGGAACGCGAAGTTGGTCGGATCAATGGCGAATTCGGCAGGGTCGGCGTGCCGGCGGTGCATTATCTGCATCAGTCGTACAGTCGCACTGAGCTGGCCGCGATGTACGCCGCCGCCGACGTGATGATGGTGACCCCGCTGCGAGACGGAATGAATCTGGTAGCCAAGGAGTACGTCGCATCGCGCGCCGACCAGGGCGGTGCACTCGTGCTCAGCGAGTTCGCCGGCGCCGCCACCGAGCTGCGTCAGGCGTTCCTGTGTAACCCGCACGACCCTGACGCGGTCAAGGACGCCCTGCTGAGGGCCGTGCACGTCGAGAAGCCGGAGGCCCGCCGCAGAATGCGGACAATGCAACGCCACCTACGCACCCACGACGTGGGGCACTGGGCGAAGTCCTTCCTCACCGAGCTCGGTGTGCCGCAAGCGGAGGACGCGTGA
- a CDS encoding YbjN domain-containing protein produces the protein MPWWSWRPGPANGGGDPESRSGITVEGTVRVGPPAPRQPGDDCPPVERPVMADVPATVEPVTLRRVCDALDLLDVRYLADGDGNLLAMWERHAVLVTLEGPEDEILVMRARPHATVPPDWADRAYRVVNEWNHTRRFCKAYVGDPTERGQLPIYAELQVPFGAGAHDALLVEMLDCGAAVATSFVDWLHDEGALL, from the coding sequence ATGCCGTGGTGGTCATGGCGCCCCGGTCCCGCCAACGGCGGCGGCGATCCGGAAAGTCGGAGCGGGATCACAGTGGAGGGCACCGTCCGGGTCGGACCACCGGCCCCCCGTCAGCCGGGCGACGACTGCCCACCGGTCGAGCGGCCGGTGATGGCGGACGTGCCGGCCACCGTCGAGCCGGTCACCCTGCGTCGCGTCTGCGACGCGCTCGACCTGCTCGACGTCCGCTACCTGGCGGACGGCGACGGAAACCTGCTGGCCATGTGGGAGCGGCACGCGGTGCTGGTCACCCTGGAGGGCCCCGAGGACGAGATCCTGGTGATGCGGGCGCGTCCACACGCCACGGTGCCGCCCGACTGGGCCGACCGGGCCTACCGGGTGGTCAACGAGTGGAACCACACCCGCCGCTTCTGCAAGGCCTACGTCGGCGACCCGACCGAACGCGGCCAGCTGCCGATCTACGCGGAGCTGCAGGTGCCGTTCGGCGCCGGGGCGCACGACGCGCTCCTGGTCGAGATGCTCGACTGTGGCGCGGCCGTGGCCACCAGCTTCGTGGACTGGCTGCACGACGAGGGCGCCCTGCTCTGA